The sequence CTTCGGAGTCTGATATTGTTGCCCTAATGGCGTCTGGTTATACACCATTACGTTACATTATGGGATGGCAGGGCTTGTTTGATGTGCAGGAAGAGCCTGCAGATATGTTTGTTACACCAACCCGCCCAAACGGTTGGGACGATGGTGGTACGTACAAAAGAATGCACTTTCATACCTGGAACAACCTGCAGTGGCAACCACGTAATACATGGATTAATTGTTACGATGGTATAAATAACGTTAACCGTGTAATTCTGCAAATTGAATCAGGGTCGTTACCATTGGAAGAAGGACAGGCCGAGCCAATTATTGCCGAAATGAGAGCATTGCGTGCACTTTGGTATTCAATCCTTGTTGATACGCATGGAAACGTGCCTTTGATCACCAAATTTAGCGACGAAATTCCGGAGCAAAAAAGCAGAAGCGAAATTTATGAATTTATCGTTTCCGAGTTGAATGAAGTAATTCCAGAATTGTCGGAAGATGTTGATCAGTCAACTTACGGACGATTGACCAAGTGGGGTGCTTTACAATTGCTGGCACGTGTTTACCTGAATGCCGAAGTTTATAAAGGATCGGCAGAATGGGATAAATGTATCGAAGCATGTAATCAAATCATTAGCAGCGGAAAATATACCATGGATGCGAGTTACAGAAATATTTTCAGTGCAAATAACGAAGGTTCTCCTGAAATAGTTTTTGCCGTTCCTTACGATAATATCTACGGAACAGGCTGGAATGCACATATGAAAATGTTGTTGCCAAATCACCGATATGTATTTAATATGACTTCTCAGCCATGGGGAGGATCAAGTTGTAATCCACAGTTTATAAACAGCTACGATGAGGATGATAACCGTTTGGAAGATAGTTGGTTAATCGGCGACCAGATAAGTGCTTCCGATGGCAGTGTAATTATGACATTGGTAAACGAAATGCCAAGTATTTATTACTGTGAGTTTGAACAGGGATACCGTTGTCAGAAATACGAAATAGAATTGGGATGTCAGTCAAACATGAGTAATGACTTACCATATTTCCGTTATACCGATGTGTTAATGATGAAAGCCGAGTGTTTATTGCGCACCGGAAAAAGCGATGAAGCTGCCGAGCTGGTATCAGAAGTTCGTTCACGTTCGTTCGACGATCCTTCAAAAGCTACAGTAACCGGCGAAGAACTACTTGGAAATACAACTGTACAATATGGTACTTTGGCCGAAGACGGAAGTATTGATGATCCGGGTGATCAAACTCCGGTTCAGTATGGTCGCTTCCTGGATGAATTAGGTTGGGAATTCGCAGCCGAGTTCCGCCGCAGAACAGACATGATACGCTTTGGAGTTTACCAAACAAAAAGCTGGTACAATCATACGCCACAAGGTGATTATACTACTTTGTTCCCGATTGGTGAATCGGAATTGAATACCAACCCTAATCTGGTTCAAAACCCTGGATATTAATTTCACCTCGTTTTTTAGTTTAATTTGATATTAAGGGCCGATAAAAAGTTGTAAAACTTTTGTCGGCCCTTTTTCAATTGTTCAGTTCACTTTGCCTTGTTTTTCTTTCTAATGGGTTTAAATTGCATATATATTTAAGTTTTCAGAACATTTGTGATAGTTGCAATGTGTTCTGAAATTACTTTTGTACTGTGCTAAATTGTCGCTGTTTAATGAAAAAGAATTTAAAAATATTGCTGACTTCTGTCCTGCTGCTCCTTTCTACTGTTGTTTTGGCAAACGGAGGAAAGCTTACTTTTACCCACTATACTAACGAAAATGGTCTGCCATCATCATATATTAAAAGTATTTGTCAGGACCAGTTTGGTTTTATCTGGACAGCCACACGAAGTTCGGTGTGCCGTTTTGACGGAAAATACTTTAAAACTTTTCAGGCCGTTGATGAAGAAGGAAACAGCTTTGACATCTGGAGTAAGTGGAATCATTTTCATCCGGAGAATTCCACTTTGCTTGTACAAAGTACTGATGATGTCTTTTATTCGTTCAATTTTAAAAAAGAGATTTTTGAACCCTACGAGCAAATAAACAAATTGGAAAGTGTAATTGAATTGCGCGAATCCAAAAATGGATATTGGGTAATTTGTGCAGATACTATACGCTTTTTTAATACGAAATCGAATCAAATTACAAGTTTCGAGAATTATGTAAGTTTTGCCACATTACCCGAGCATTCTCGGATAATGGATGTTCGGGAGAAGAATGGTAGATTGATGGCAATTACCGATAGTGGAGTGTTGCTGATTTTTGATATGGAGCGTGAACAACAAAGACATTTTGATTTACCTCAGGGTATTGATGTTTTCCAAATGTCTCATTTTTATATCGATAATAACAACTTTGTTTGGGTTGGAAATTATGCCAATGGTTTGTATCAAATAAACCTTACCAACGGGCAATCACGAAAATTTTCTGTAAACGAGAATGGGAACAGGCATTTGTTACATAACCTGGTTCACACCATTAACGAAGACCAACAGGGACGTGTTTGGATAGGTACCGAAGATGGTCTGTGCGTTTGGTCGCCATACTCCGAATCGTTTGAATATTACCAGCACGACATTCGAAACCCGCAAGGTATTAACACCAATCCGATTTATGATATTTTTTGCGATCGCGAAGGAAATATGTGGTTGGGAACCTATTTCGGTGGTATAAACTTTTGGAGCAATACTCCTGATTTTTTCCAGATATGGCAAGCCGGAACTGGTGAGCAACACCTTAGCGGGAATGCGGTAAGCTGCATAACTGAAGATGAAAACGGAAGCATTTGGGTGGGGATGGAAGATATGGGGATAAACCAAATCAATCTTGAACAAGATCGCGTGGTCAGAAAAATTAGCGAAAGTAATGGGCTGTCGTTCAACAATGTACACGATTTACTATTCGAAACACCTGATCGTTTATGGATTGCAACGTACACCGGTGGAGTTAATGTTTTAAACTTAAAAACCAACAAATTTGAATATATAAACCAAACCAGTCACACCGAATTACCATCAAACGATGTGTATAGTTTGTTACATGTTGGCGATTCTGTGTTTATATCTACATCGGCCGGTGTTGCAGTATGGAATACTTTAAGCAAGAAACTTTCACGATTTCAACCAGAAACATTTAACGGAGTTCAGGTTGAATTTATGTTTGACAGCGAAGACCGGATTTGGTTTTCTTCGATTGCCGGAGTATTTTATTTTGACAAGAATGAGCAGGTTTTTAATCAGCTAAACAGGTTTTCGAACTTAAAAAATATCAATTTTGTTAAAACCGATTCGAAAAACCGGGTTTGGATTGGCGACTGTCTGCACGGTTTGTATGGTTACAATCTGGAAAACGATTCTTTATATGTATATAACGAATCTACAGGATTTCCGTTTTCTTGGGTCTTTAGCTTTGAAGAAGGCAGCGATGGATATTTGTGGGTAAGTGGCGATAAAGGGCTGGCAAAATTTAAGCCCGAAACAGGAGAGGTGGTATGGTATAACCGTGAATCGGGATTGCCTTTTGAGCAGTTTAACTACAGGGCATCATATAAAAGCCGCAGTGGTGTAATCTATTTTGGAGCCAACCGTGGTATGATTTCATTTGATGAAAAGAAAAAAACGGAAGTGAATAAAGAATTGGATGTTGTTTTCAGGGGATTGCAATTATTTAATCAGCCAGTGGAACCGGGTGCCGATAAAGCATTGGAACAAGCCTTGAATTTGCATCCTGAAATTCGTTTAAAATACAAGCAAAATGTATTTACCATTGAGTATGCCGGACTTCATTTTCAAAACAAGGGAAACTGTCAGTATGCCTATTATCTCGAGAATTTCGAAAACTCGTGGAACTACGTTGGAAATCGCGATTTTGCTACATATACCAATCTGGGGCCGGGAGAGTATTTCTTTCATGTAAAAGCATCAACTGATAATAATGACTGGGGAAATAACGTGAATACACTAAAAATAGTTGTAGAACCACCATTCTGGTTGTCTAAATGGGGATTCTTTATTTATTTCCTGTTAGTGGTTTTGGTTTTGGTTGGTTTTTATTTAGTGGCAACACGTATTCAAAAATCGAAAGCGCTGGCCGAAATGGAGCGGCGGGAGAGAGAATACCATACCGAGCTGAATAACTTTAAACTGGAGTTTTTTACCAATGTTTCGCATGAGCTTCGTACTCCTTTAACCCTAATTGTAGGGCCGCTGACCCGTATTTTAGAAGATGAAAAACTAACTCCTGCACTGAATAAAAAAATGAAAGGCATTATGAATAATGCACATCGTTTGCTTACACTTATCAATCAGTTACTTGAGTTCAGAAAAATTGAAAACGGAAAAGAAAAACTACAGGTTAGCCACCAGAATATTACAACTCTGTTAAAAGATATTGAAGAAGCATTTATAGAGTCGGCCGAATCAAAGTCGATCGCTTTTAATTTTGAGATGATTAACCTTGATACCAGTATTTGGGTAGATTGTAAAAAGCTTGAAAATATTCTTATTAATCTGGTATCGAATGCGTTAAAGTTTACCAGAGAGGGTGGCGAGGTTGACGTGAAAATAGAAATGCAGCCCGACGATGCACGGTTTAAGATGCTTAAAATTACAGTTGCCGACAACGGCATTGGAATTGATCCGTCAAAACTGAAGAGGATTTTTGATCGTTTTTACCACTCTGAAGGAATACCTGAATCCCAGATAGCAGGTTCAGGGATTGGACTGGCTTTGGTTAACAGTTTGGTAAAACTGCATAAGGGAACTATTGATGTAAAAAGTTCTGTTGGTAAAGGTGCTGTATTTGTTGTACAACTCCCTGTTTCGCGGAAAGCCTACAGCGATAAGGAAATTTTGATTGGTGCTGAGCAGTACATTCCGCATGTAACTTTGGCCGACGATTTGAAACCGCTACCCGTATTACGCGACGAGGTGGAAAGGCTGAGTACTCAGCCTACTATTTTGGTGATTGACGATAATCGCGAGCTGCTTGAGTTTATATCAGAAACGCTTGCAGATAGCTACAAAGTAGTTACTGCCATTGATGGAACACTGGGGATGGAAAAAGTAGAGGAGGGACTGCCAGATTTAATTATAAGCGATGTAATGATGCCCGGCATTGATGGATTTGAGCTTACGCGTAAGTTAAAAACAGATATTCGCACCTCGCATATTCCGGTTATTTTACTTACTGCAAAAAGTGGCGAAGAGAATGAATACGAAGGACTGCAAACCGGTGCTGATTATTATATTGAAAAACCTTTTTTACCGCACATATTAATTAAGCTCATAGAAAATGTGCTTAGTACACGAAAAAGTCTGATCGAGCGATTTAAATCAGATGCTCAAATGTTGCCAACTGAGGTCGCATCATCGGAATCGGATAAAGATTTTATTGAGAAGATTAGTAATTTAATAAAAGATAATATCGATCGCCCGAATCTTGATGTTTCTTTCCTTGTAAATGAAATGGGCGTTAGTCGCTCCTTGCTTCATGTAAAACTAAAAAAGCTGACAGATTGCTCCGCTACCGAGTTTATCCGGTCCATACGTTTGCGTGAAGCGGTAAAATTAATAGCCGATGGAACCTGCAATATTTCTGAGGCTGCATACAAAACCGGCTTCTCCAGCCCTGCATATTTTAGTAGAAGATTTAAGGAATACTTTGGTGTTACACCGAAAGCTTATTTCGACAAATAGAAGGTTGCAAAATTATTCTTCATTTAAGTATCAATTTGATTTTTTATTTCGTGTTTTGGCATCACTCACCGGTTTGAATAAACGAATCAGAACTTGACTCATTGTTTCTTCTTTTTTAGTTTTTCCAAATGCTAATTATTATTTGTCTATGTGGTGTGATTTGTAACACTCAGTGTGTCAGTTTAATGTGTCGTCGGTTAACATTTGTTATAGTTTTCTGGACATCCGTTATTCTGGCTTTGACCCTTTTCGGATTACTTGCAAGTAACTAAATTAAACATGAAGTATAATCACTGTTCGAGTGATAAAACAGATAAAAGTTAAACCAAAAAATTTGCGTATGGAGGAAGTCTGATTTATATGATCTGAATATTATTAAAAGTAAAAAAAGAATTTTTCAGATCTAACTAAACAAAAAACTCAAAACTTAATAAAAACGATAATTAAAACAGCAGGTTGTCGGTCGCTTTTCTGAACCTTGATCGGCAACAGTTATTACTAAATTAAAAACGATGTGAGATGAAATCTATTCAATCAAGAAAAACACGAATGTTCTGCTATGTCTTGTTTCTCCTGATCTTTCCATTCACAGTATTTGGTCAATCCAGTAGGATTTCCGGAACTGTTTATGATGCGGACGGAGTTACTTTACCAGGTGTAACAGTAATGGTTGTAGGTACAACAAATGGTACTAATACCGATATTGATGGTAAATATGCCATCGATGCAAATGCTGAAGACGTATTACAATTCTCGTACATTGGATTTAAAACACAGGAAATCCAATTAGACGGGAAAACAACTATTGACGTTACTATGGAAGTTGAAACCATTGGTATCGATGAAGTTGTTGCTATTGGTTACGGTACCCAACGTAAAGGCGAAGTAACCAGTGCAATTGCCAGTGTAAAGTCGGAAGATTTTACAGTTGGTAAAATAGGCGATGCTGCCGAATTGGTAAAAGGTAAAATCGCCGGTTTAAGTATTACCAATTCATCAGGTGACCCGAATGAAACATCAAGCATTATGCTGCGTGGTATTACAACAATTATGGGTGATGTTGAACCGCTGGTACTGGTTGACGGAATTCAAGGTTCGTTAACAACTGTTGCACCTGAAAATATTGAGTCAATCGACGTGTTGAAAGATGCATCGGCTGCTGCAATTTATGGTACAAGGGGTGCCAACGGTGTAATTCTTATTTCAACAAAATCAGGTAAACGAGGATCTTACTCAAGTGCAACTTACTCAAGTTACGTTTCTTTATCAGATTGGTATAAAACTGCCGATTTTATGGATACGCACGATGTTATTTATGGGCTAACCAATTTTCCTTATGATGGTTACGATACCGATTGGTTAAAAGCCATTACCCGTAAAGGAGGTTACACGCAGAACCACTCATTAAGCTTTGAAGGAGGATCTGACAAATCATCTTATTCGGCCAACGTTACTTATTCGGATGAAGAAGGTATTATGCGTATGAGTGATAGTGAAGACCTGAAAGCACAGCTTGATTTTAGTCAGTATGCGCTAAATGATATTGTAAAACTAAATCTGAACGTATTGTATACTACCCATGGTAACACCAATAATAACAATAATTACGCATATCGTCAGGCACTGATTCGGAATCCATCTTCTCCGGTTTATCACGAAGATGGCGCTTACTACGAAGAGTTTAGCCGTTTCCAATATTACAATCCTGTTGAAATACAAGACGAGCGCATTGGTGATTATCGCCGCAAATATGCGCGTGTGGTCGGAAATATTACTGTTGAACCTATTAAAAACTGGCAAACTAACCTGATGTTATCTCGTGGCGAGACGAGTGAAGTTTCGCAAGATTACTATACCAGTAAATTTTATTCGCAAAGTACAGGAGATCCGGAGGATCAGTATAGAACTGTTCCTCGTGTTAAAGGAAGTGCATCGAAATGGTCGAGCAATACTAAAAGCGAGAACTTAGAGTTAACTTCGAAATATAATTTTACGATTGAAAAAAGCCGCGTAACTGCTTTGGTGGGTTATAGTTATTTATACAATGTTTATGATGACTATAGTGCAGGAAACTCTGATTTTCCTTCAGAATCGTACTTGTATAACAGTCTGGAACAAGGATTATATTTAACCGATGAAGACCATACAGCAAGTATGGCATCGTATAAAGATGACAACAAACTGATCGGTTTCTTTGGTCGTGCAAGTTATGGTTACGATAACCGTTTTAACGCAATTGTAAGTGTTCGTCGCGAAGGATCATCGAAATTTGGTGAAAACCACAAATGGGGTACTTTCCCTTCAGCTTCGTTGGGATGGACAATCAGCAACGAATCGTTTATGCAGGCAGCAACCTGGCTGGATAATTTAAAAATACGTGCCGGTTATGGGGTAACAGGGGTTATTCCAAATGATAATTATATGTCGTTGATCAAATATAACTACGACCCTTATGGTGATCATTTAAGTAGAGACGGTGTTTGGTCTCCTTCTTTAATGGTTGATCAAAACCCGAACCCGGATTTAAAATGGGAAACAACACGCGAAGTAAACTTTGGTGTTGACTGGACTATGTTTGATTCAAGATTAACAGGTTCGGTAGACGTTTACTCGAAAAAGACTGTAGACCTGTTATACGACTACGCAGTGCCGGTTCCTCCGAATATGTACGGATGGACAACTGCTAACGTTGGTGAAATGCAAAACCGCGGTATTGAGTTTATGGTTTCAGGATCGCCTGTTAAAAAAGGTGATTTCGAATGGAACTCAACTTTAACACTGTCGCACAACGCCAACAAACTGTTGAGCTTATCGAACGATTTATACGAAACCGACAACTTTATGGAAGTTGGAGGTGTAAGTGATCCTATTTCGGTAGCTACGCACGCTATGGAAATTGGAGAACCGTTAGGTGATTTCTGGGGACTGCGTTCAGTAGGTGTTAGCAAAGACGGTTTTGTTTTGGTTGAAGTTTACGACGACGAAACAGATACATGGTCGGTTAAAGAATTTGATACTAGTTACAACTTAGAGTCAAATCGTCAGCGTTTAGGAAACGGATTACCAAGTGTATATGCCGGATGGAACAACACTTTCCGTTACAAAAACTTCGATTTGAGCATGATGTTTACCGGTCAGTTCGGATACCAGATTTTGAATGTTCAGCGTAGTTTCTACGAGAACAACTCAATCGCATACAACCGCTTGAAAACGGCTGCAGACTTGCATCCGGCAATTACTCCTGACGGAGCTCCTGTAATCGATGAAGCTACAGGTGAACAATTAATGGTGAAATTGTCTGGTTCAATGCCACAGGGAGTTTGGAGCGACCATATTGAAGATGGCGATTTTATTAAACTGAGCAACGTAACTTTAGGTTATACGCTGCCAATAAAAGGTAATTTTGAAAAATACATCAAAAACCTTCGTATGTATGTTAGCGGTCAGAACCTTTTCTGTATTACCGGTTACTCAGGTTTAGATCCTGAAGTATCAAATTACTTCCTGGCACCTGGTATCGACGACCGTGATAAGTATCCAACTGTTCGTTCATACACTTTTGGACTTTCTGTTAACTTTTAAAAATTGAGAATTATGCAATTCATAAAAAACTCTATACTTAGTTTTTCCTTAGCAATTTTATTGGTAATGGGAGCTTGTACCGACCTGGACGAAACAGTGTATTCCGGGTTGACCGACGAAACTATCGATATTAACGACCCAGAAGTGGTTGGGTATATGATGGGTAAAGTTTATTCCCAGTTTCGTTACCTGTATTGGGGATGGAATGGCTACTTCGATGTAATGGCAGAATGTAGCGATATTTACATGACTCCAAAAAGAATTGGTATTGGATGGGGTGACCTTTACATACCTATGCACAAACATAGCTGGAACTCTACACAGGGGCATATAGATGGCCTATGGAATATGGCTTATGTAGGAATTGGCTATGCCAACAAAACGCTTGATGTATTACCCGAAACAGGTCCGGAGCAAGCGCAAATGCGTTTTATGCGTGCATTAAATTATTACGTTCTTCTTGACGCATTCCGTAATGTACCGCTTGAAACGACACAGGATACAGAACCTGGTTACCTTCCGCAACAAGCAGATGCACAGCAAATTTTTGATTTCTGTGTAACAGAATTAAATGCTATTAAAGACGAACTGGGTACTGAAAAGGTTTTTGGTTATCCGAACCGTTTTGTAGCCGATATGGTTTTGGCAAAATTGTACCTGAACTACAATGCTTATTTCGGAACAAACGACGATTCATATTATACATTGGCTTTAGCCGAGGTTAACGATGTAATTGAGAACGGTGGTTATTCACTGGCTCCAAATTACCTTGATAATTTTAAAGTAGATATCGACGGATCGCCGGAAGTAATTTTCGCAATTCCGCTCGATCATACAAATGCATCGCACAACTATTTGGTAAATAAATGTTTGGTAGGTGCCGGTGCCGCTGCATACGGATACAATGGTTCGCCATGGAACGGTAGTTGTGCAGTACCTCAGTTTATCGATAGCTACGACGAAGGCGACTTGCGTTTAGGTTATACCTGGGCAGGTGGTGTGCAACGTTTTGCTACCGAAGATGCTGAAGGAAATGTAATTCCTCAATCGGGTGATCCCATACCATTCGAAACTGACGACTGGGCTGGTGAAGGTGTATTGAACTACTCAAGAAATGTTCACTCAATCGATAACCCTGGTGCATATCAGCAAGAAGGTTACCGTTTTGTAAAAAGTGAAATTGAAGCAGGTGACTATGGTACTTACGGAAACGACGTTGCTTTCTTCCGTTTGGCTGATGCAATGTTTATTAAAGCTGAGTGTTTACTTCGTTTAGAACAGGATGAGCAGATTGCTGCCGACCTGATTACTGAAGTTCGTAGCCGTTCGTTCGAAACTGCTCAGGGTGCTGTTCGTACGGTTGCCGACCTGAAAGGTGGAAGTGTTTACGACTACGGACACCGCGAATACACCAGCGAAGGTTTTGCTAATTACGATCCTGCATCATACATCGTAACCATCGAAGGTGGCGATGATATTGAATTAGGTGGTTTATTAGATGATCTGGCTTGGGAATTTGCCGGCGAACATCACCGTCGTCAAGACCTTGTTCGTTTTAAAATGAGCGATGGTAGAAATGTATTTAACGGAAAATCATGGTTCTGTAAAGATGCCACAACTGAAACACACTGGGACTATTTCCCAATTCCGAAAGCAGCATTGGATGCTAACATTTCACTTGTTCAAAACGATGGTTATCAGGGTGCAAATTAATTGGTGTATTACACTACTGAAAATTAAAAATTTAAACAAATGAAAAAGATACATATATTATTAATTCTGGCGCTGGTTATCACGGCAGGATTATTTAGTTGCGAAGACAACGAAGGTTTTAGCAATATGCACGTCCTTACGGATGACGAGATTGCTGAAATAGCCCGCCAGGATTCGATTGCAGAAGCTCAGAAAAACATGATCAATGCGGATCTGATTCTTGAATATTCAATGAATATTAATATAAGTGCAAGCTTGTACGACGGTGGTCCTTTAGAAATTGAATTGGATAAAATTGCTGAAGCATTTGGTATTACTGAAGAGGAATTAGTTGCAGGTATTGCTGGTGAAAGTGGAGCTCCTGAAATTAAAGGTTTTGCTATCGACGGATCTACTCACAATGATTTTGCAAGTGCTGCAAACACCAACGCTCCTTGGGGCCATTGGTGGGATGCTAATGGTGATGTAGTGGATTATGGTGAGGAGGCAATGGTTTTTGCGGAATTCTGGCCTGAAGACGCTTATTTCTCTATTGGTCAATATCCTGGTCACCTGGTTGAAGGACAGCAGGTTGTGTTTATCGAGGGATTAAAATATAACGAAATTCGTGTTGCTGTTGTAATCACTGTTAATGCAACTGTACCGGGTGCTATTGTTGCCGATGTGGTAAGCGAACAGGATATTGCAGTTGATGTAACACCAAAAAGTGTTTATGATGCAGATGCTGTTGATTTTGATTTGGATGCAGTATTAGCCGACCTTGGAGTAGCATCAATGGATGAAGTTTCTTTCATTGGTGTAAATGAAGATGGTTCTTATGCTACCGAAACAGTTACAGGTAATGGTTTCTGGTATGACTTCAACGGTTTTGTAGGAGCATGGGGCGACGATGCAAGTGTTTACACAAACTATGGCGATTTCGAAGCTAACCAGATTAGCATTGGTCAGTATCCTGATCATTTGGCGGAAGGAGATACTTATCTAATTAAGTACGGTTTTATGGCCAATAATAAAATTGTTATGCTGAACATTGCAATTAATGTAACTGGTTATGTTGATCCGGAAACTGCACCTGAAGGCGATCCTGTAAGTACAACTATTGATGCTCAACTGAGTAAAGAATACTCTGATGATTATGCAAGTGTAACTTTCGACGTGCAGGAAACTTTGCGTCAGGCATTTAAAATGACAACTTACCAGATTCACCTGGCACTTAATTCTGGAGAGATGAAAGTATACCAAGGTGAAATCACTGACTCAGTAACTTATACTGCTGATGCCCCAGGATACTGGTTAGGTGCTGACGGTTCTGCAGTTCCTTACGCCGATGGTATAGTTTGGACAAGTTTAGGACACAGTGAAACTGCATTGTACCTGTATGGTGGTAACCACCCTGCAAACGCAGTAGCCGGAGATGAAGTTACAACTACTTACATTGTAGAATACAACGGTACTACGGTAACAATCAACTTAACGTTCAGCATATTGGCTGATAGCTACGTTGATCCGGAAACAGCTCCTGCGGGCGATCCTGAAGATCTGACATCTGAGATAACATTAGGCAAACCTTACAGCGACGATTATTTACCGGTTAGTTCTGATGTAAAAGAAACATTACGTCAGGCATTTAAAATGACTACATACCAGATTCATAAAGCAATGCAAGACGGAACACTGAAACTGTATCAGGGAGAAGTTACTGAAACAGATCCTGCATATACTGCTGATGGTATAGGTTATTGGTTAAATGCTGATGGTGTTGCTGCCGGGTACGCTGAAGGTGTTATTTATTGCTCTTTAGACCATAACGAAACAGAGTTGTCATTGATTGCGGGTAACCACCCTGAGAATGCTGCTGCTGGTGATGTTGTTACAACAACCTATATTGCTACCTGCAATGGTGGTTCGGTAACTTTTGATATTACATATACTGTAGAATAGATTAATATTTATAATGATTTTTAAATCAAAATATAAAGTGCATAAGTCGGAGAAATCCGGCTTATGCTCCTTTTTGTTCCTGTTTGTTTTTTTGTTCGTTTTTGCTGCATGCGGAAACGATAGTATAGCTCCTGAGCCCGATCCGGAACCTGATCCCGACCCGGTTGATACAACCACTACAACACCTCCTGTTGATACCGTTGTGGTGTTAAGCGAATCAGACGTTGTGGATTATGAGAAATTTTATAAGCCCGGCGAGTTTGTCAACATGGATTTTCTTCGCGGTGACAGCAAATGGTCGTTCGTGCGCAGCAAACAATCGGAACACTTCATTGTATTTTGGGAACCTGAATTTGGATTAGACCCAAATGCGAGCAGTGTACCGGAAGCATTACGTGTTGATATTGATGACCTGTTGGAAAAGGCTGAATCCTTTTTCGATATGAATGTTAATACACTGGGTTTTGCCGAACTTGGGGCTGGAAAATCAAACCTCGATAATTATAAAATGGAAATCTACTTGTTGTATCAAACCGAGTGGTTGGCAACAGGTAGTGGATATGATGACATGATTGGTGCACTTTGGGTAAATCCGAGTACCTGTAAGCCTGTAGGTTCTACAATTGCACACGAAATTGGACACAGTTTCCAATACCAGGTGTATGCCGACTTACTGGCCTATAGCGGAATTCCAAACGAGTTTAACCGTGGTTTCCGATATGGTTTTGGTGGTAACGGCGGAAACGGCTTCTGGGAGCAATGTGCTCAGTGGCAGTCGTTCCAGTCTTATCCGGCAGAAGCTTTTACATC comes from uncultured Draconibacterium sp. and encodes:
- a CDS encoding DUF4859 domain-containing protein, producing the protein MKKIHILLILALVITAGLFSCEDNEGFSNMHVLTDDEIAEIARQDSIAEAQKNMINADLILEYSMNINISASLYDGGPLEIELDKIAEAFGITEEELVAGIAGESGAPEIKGFAIDGSTHNDFASAANTNAPWGHWWDANGDVVDYGEEAMVFAEFWPEDAYFSIGQYPGHLVEGQQVVFIEGLKYNEIRVAVVITVNATVPGAIVADVVSEQDIAVDVTPKSVYDADAVDFDLDAVLADLGVASMDEVSFIGVNEDGSYATETVTGNGFWYDFNGFVGAWGDDASVYTNYGDFEANQISIGQYPDHLAEGDTYLIKYGFMANNKIVMLNIAINVTGYVDPETAPEGDPVSTTIDAQLSKEYSDDYASVTFDVQETLRQAFKMTTYQIHLALNSGEMKVYQGEITDSVTYTADAPGYWLGADGSAVPYADGIVWTSLGHSETALYLYGGNHPANAVAGDEVTTTYIVEYNGTTVTINLTFSILADSYVDPETAPAGDPEDLTSEITLGKPYSDDYLPVSSDVKETLRQAFKMTTYQIHKAMQDGTLKLYQGEVTETDPAYTADGIGYWLNADGVAAGYAEGVIYCSLDHNETELSLIAGNHPENAAAGDVVTTTYIATCNGGSVTFDITYTVE
- a CDS encoding RagB/SusD family nutrient uptake outer membrane protein; the encoded protein is MQFIKNSILSFSLAILLVMGACTDLDETVYSGLTDETIDINDPEVVGYMMGKVYSQFRYLYWGWNGYFDVMAECSDIYMTPKRIGIGWGDLYIPMHKHSWNSTQGHIDGLWNMAYVGIGYANKTLDVLPETGPEQAQMRFMRALNYYVLLDAFRNVPLETTQDTEPGYLPQQADAQQIFDFCVTELNAIKDELGTEKVFGYPNRFVADMVLAKLYLNYNAYFGTNDDSYYTLALAEVNDVIENGGYSLAPNYLDNFKVDIDGSPEVIFAIPLDHTNASHNYLVNKCLVGAGAAAYGYNGSPWNGSCAVPQFIDSYDEGDLRLGYTWAGGVQRFATEDAEGNVIPQSGDPIPFETDDWAGEGVLNYSRNVHSIDNPGAYQQEGYRFVKSEIEAGDYGTYGNDVAFFRLADAMFIKAECLLRLEQDEQIAADLITEVRSRSFETAQGAVRTVADLKGGSVYDYGHREYTSEGFANYDPASYIVTIEGGDDIELGGLLDDLAWEFAGEHHRRQDLVRFKMSDGRNVFNGKSWFCKDATTETHWDYFPIPKAALDANISLVQNDGYQGAN
- a CDS encoding SusC/RagA family TonB-linked outer membrane protein — encoded protein: MKSIQSRKTRMFCYVLFLLIFPFTVFGQSSRISGTVYDADGVTLPGVTVMVVGTTNGTNTDIDGKYAIDANAEDVLQFSYIGFKTQEIQLDGKTTIDVTMEVETIGIDEVVAIGYGTQRKGEVTSAIASVKSEDFTVGKIGDAAELVKGKIAGLSITNSSGDPNETSSIMLRGITTIMGDVEPLVLVDGIQGSLTTVAPENIESIDVLKDASAAAIYGTRGANGVILISTKSGKRGSYSSATYSSYVSLSDWYKTADFMDTHDVIYGLTNFPYDGYDTDWLKAITRKGGYTQNHSLSFEGGSDKSSYSANVTYSDEEGIMRMSDSEDLKAQLDFSQYALNDIVKLNLNVLYTTHGNTNNNNNYAYRQALIRNPSSPVYHEDGAYYEEFSRFQYYNPVEIQDERIGDYRRKYARVVGNITVEPIKNWQTNLMLSRGETSEVSQDYYTSKFYSQSTGDPEDQYRTVPRVKGSASKWSSNTKSENLELTSKYNFTIEKSRVTALVGYSYLYNVYDDYSAGNSDFPSESYLYNSLEQGLYLTDEDHTASMASYKDDNKLIGFFGRASYGYDNRFNAIVSVRREGSSKFGENHKWGTFPSASLGWTISNESFMQAATWLDNLKIRAGYGVTGVIPNDNYMSLIKYNYDPYGDHLSRDGVWSPSLMVDQNPNPDLKWETTREVNFGVDWTMFDSRLTGSVDVYSKKTVDLLYDYAVPVPPNMYGWTTANVGEMQNRGIEFMVSGSPVKKGDFEWNSTLTLSHNANKLLSLSNDLYETDNFMEVGGVSDPISVATHAMEIGEPLGDFWGLRSVGVSKDGFVLVEVYDDETDTWSVKEFDTSYNLESNRQRLGNGLPSVYAGWNNTFRYKNFDLSMMFTGQFGYQILNVQRSFYENNSIAYNRLKTAADLHPAITPDGAPVIDEATGEQLMVKLSGSMPQGVWSDHIEDGDFIKLSNVTLGYTLPIKGNFEKYIKNLRMYVSGQNLFCITGYSGLDPEVSNYFLAPGIDDRDKYPTVRSYTFGLSVNF